The following proteins are co-located in the Planococcus plakortidis genome:
- the meaB gene encoding methylmalonyl Co-A mutase-associated GTPase MeaB, whose protein sequence is MDHEKQSRQVMSGVSDAHDGMKALPRKKFKKPNKSQFDIDELARGVQSGSRLHLGKAITLLESTNPEHKKRGQELLNVLLPKTGNSIRIGITGVPGAGKSTFIETFGTMLTELGHRVAVLAIDPSSSRTGGSILGDKTRMEELARNPQAFIRPSPTAGTLGGVHKKTRETMLLCEAAGYDVILVETVGVGQSETLVRGMVDMFLLLVLTGAGDELQGMKKGILELADAMIVHKADQENLPLAKKTVREYKQMLHFLQPATAGWTTRPLAASSLEGTGMQEIWEMVKEFEHTVKESGYWNKRRQEQTQDWFHSMITDELLGRFYGDPERKQQVREMEQRILNDRLTVSQAVAELFK, encoded by the coding sequence ATGGATCATGAGAAGCAGTCCAGGCAGGTCATGTCGGGTGTTTCGGATGCTCATGACGGCATGAAAGCATTGCCGAGAAAAAAATTCAAGAAACCGAACAAGAGCCAATTTGATATAGATGAACTCGCGCGTGGCGTCCAAAGCGGTTCGCGTCTGCATTTAGGGAAGGCAATCACCTTGCTTGAAAGCACCAACCCCGAACACAAAAAGCGCGGCCAGGAATTATTGAATGTGTTGCTGCCGAAAACGGGCAATAGCATCCGTATCGGCATCACGGGCGTCCCTGGGGCAGGCAAAAGCACGTTCATCGAAACTTTCGGGACAATGCTGACGGAACTTGGACACCGGGTTGCGGTGCTCGCGATCGACCCGAGCTCCTCCCGGACAGGCGGCAGTATACTCGGCGACAAAACGCGGATGGAAGAACTCGCGAGAAACCCGCAGGCATTCATCCGGCCTTCGCCGACAGCGGGTACGCTCGGCGGCGTCCATAAGAAAACGCGCGAGACGATGCTTTTGTGCGAAGCGGCAGGATATGATGTGATCCTGGTCGAGACGGTCGGGGTCGGCCAGAGCGAAACGCTTGTGCGCGGAATGGTCGACATGTTCCTCTTGTTGGTATTGACAGGAGCCGGAGATGAACTGCAAGGAATGAAAAAAGGAATTCTGGAATTGGCGGATGCGATGATTGTCCATAAAGCGGATCAGGAAAACTTGCCGCTTGCCAAGAAAACCGTCCGGGAATACAAACAGATGCTCCATTTCTTGCAGCCGGCGACAGCTGGCTGGACGACACGCCCTTTGGCTGCCTCTTCTCTGGAAGGGACCGGCATGCAGGAAATCTGGGAGATGGTCAAGGAATTCGAGCATACGGTGAAAGAAAGCGGCTATTGGAACAAGCGGCGTCAGGAGCAGACACAGGATTGGTTCCATTCGATGATCACCGATGAATTACTCGGCCGTTTCTACGGGGACCCTGAGCGCAAACAGCAGGTGAGGGAGATGGAACAGCGCATACTCAATGACCGGCTGACGGTCTCGCAGGCAGTTGCTGAACTGTTCAAGTAA
- a CDS encoding BrxA/BrxB family bacilliredoxin, with the protein MSMDFNFLMNDIVTQARQELTDGGYTQLETAEDVQEAFAKPGTSLVMINSVCGCAGGIARPAALHSIHYDKRPDHLYTVFAGQDKEATAQARALFGDDHLPSSPSFAFLKDGKLVDEIGRHEIEGHDPMSVITHIQSIFEEHCEEM; encoded by the coding sequence ATGAGCATGGATTTTAATTTCCTGATGAATGATATCGTTACACAAGCCCGTCAAGAACTGACAGACGGTGGCTATACACAACTTGAAACAGCTGAAGACGTGCAAGAGGCTTTCGCAAAACCCGGCACGAGCCTTGTCATGATCAATTCGGTTTGCGGTTGCGCAGGCGGCATCGCACGCCCGGCTGCTCTTCATTCAATCCATTACGATAAACGCCCGGATCACTTGTATACCGTGTTTGCCGGACAGGATAAGGAAGCAACTGCGCAAGCGCGCGCATTGTTCGGAGATGACCATTTGCCATCATCACCATCGTTCGCGTTCCTGAAAGACGGTAAATTGGTGGATGAAATCGGCCGCCATGAAATTGAAGGGCACGACCCGATGTCAGTCATTACGCATATCCAATCAATTTTCGAAGAGCATTGCGAGGAAATGTAA
- a CDS encoding aromatic acid exporter family protein, whose amino-acid sequence MKLKPYRIGYRTMKTALGAAIAIYLAQLIGLDYYVSAGILTILCIQPTKKKSVRAAFSRFVASMIAIGFAFVFFELGTYHPVVLGFMILLFIPVLVSFGFSDGFVSSAVILLHLYDAKNLTGGLFLNELMLMVIGFGTALIVNMYMPSIEKKLDRYREEVERLYSTIFRETTIYLRHGESDWTGKELMESEKLIEKAKALAYQDVENHLLRHENKYYHYFDMREQQLQIIERILPKITALPVIVGQTQLVADFLEDLSEHVHSGNTADQYITKLDRLKANFAEMPLPDTHEKFLAMADLNAIIQEMETYLEIKQSYKGFHNKKGLNPSPA is encoded by the coding sequence ATGAAATTGAAACCTTACCGCATCGGCTACCGGACCATGAAAACGGCGCTCGGGGCCGCCATCGCCATTTATTTGGCACAGTTGATCGGGCTCGACTATTACGTATCGGCCGGCATCTTGACGATTTTATGTATCCAGCCCACAAAGAAGAAGTCAGTTCGTGCGGCGTTTTCCCGCTTTGTCGCGAGCATGATCGCCATCGGCTTCGCCTTCGTCTTTTTTGAACTGGGCACCTATCATCCTGTCGTGCTCGGCTTCATGATCTTGCTGTTCATCCCGGTACTCGTGAGCTTCGGATTCTCGGATGGGTTTGTCTCGAGTGCGGTCATCCTGCTGCATCTTTATGACGCTAAGAACCTGACTGGCGGATTATTTCTCAATGAGCTGATGCTGATGGTGATCGGCTTCGGGACGGCATTGATCGTCAATATGTATATGCCGAGCATCGAGAAGAAGCTTGATCGTTACAGGGAGGAAGTCGAACGTTTGTATTCGACGATTTTCCGGGAAACGACGATTTATTTGCGCCATGGCGAATCGGATTGGACCGGCAAAGAGTTGATGGAATCGGAAAAGCTCATCGAGAAAGCGAAAGCACTCGCCTATCAGGATGTTGAGAACCATTTGCTTCGCCATGAAAATAAGTATTATCATTATTTTGATATGCGCGAGCAGCAGCTCCAAATTATCGAGCGCATCTTGCCGAAAATTACGGCACTCCCGGTGATTGTTGGGCAGACGCAGCTCGTCGCTGATTTTTTAGAGGACTTGTCGGAACATGTGCATTCAGGCAATACTGCAGACCAGTACATCACGAAACTGGATCGGCTGAAAGCGAATTTTGCAGAGATGCCGTTGCCGGACACGCATGAAAAATTCCTCGCGATGGCCGATCTGAACGCCATCATTCAGGAGATGGAGACGTATCTTGAAATCAAGCAAAGCTATAAAGGCTTCCATAATAAAAAAGGGCTGAACCCAAGCCCCGCCTAA
- the prli42 gene encoding stressosome-associated protein Prli42, which yields MRNQAFRKVIVYAMVGLMLLSSLMMGLSFVI from the coding sequence ATGAGAAACCAAGCTTTCCGTAAAGTCATTGTCTACGCAATGGTCGGATTGATGCTGCTGTCGAGCCTGATGATGGGCTTAAGCTTCGTCATTTAA
- the mce gene encoding methylmalonyl-CoA epimerase, translating into MKKVDHIGIAVKDLEQVLPYYTETLGCPLKKIEEVEGQQVKVAFIDAGNIKLELLEPMSEDSPIHKFIEKKGEGIHHIAFGVDGIEERMAELRENGVKLLSEEPKPGAGGAMVAFLHPKSSNGVLYELCEKK; encoded by the coding sequence ATGAAGAAAGTAGATCACATCGGAATCGCTGTAAAGGATTTAGAGCAGGTCCTGCCTTATTACACAGAGACACTCGGGTGTCCGCTGAAGAAAATCGAGGAAGTGGAAGGGCAGCAAGTCAAAGTCGCCTTTATCGATGCCGGCAATATCAAACTCGAACTATTGGAACCGATGAGTGAAGACAGCCCGATCCATAAATTCATCGAGAAAAAAGGGGAAGGCATCCACCATATCGCATTCGGTGTCGACGGCATCGAAGAACGCATGGCGGAACTTCGTGAAAACGGTGTCAAGTTATTGAGTGAAGAGCCGAAACCGGGCGCAGGCGGGGCAATGGTCGCGTTCTTGCATCCGAAGTCTTCAAACGGCGTCTTGTATGAACTTTGCGAAAAGAAGTGA
- a CDS encoding acyl-CoA carboxylase subunit beta, whose protein sequence is MDIYERINELYDRKREIELGGGEARIDKQHEKGKLTARERIDLLLDEGSFVELSPFVEHRTTDFGMGKGPGEGVVTGYGKVNGRPVYLFSQDFTVFGGALGEMHAKKIANVMDMAAKNGAPFIGLNDSGGARIQEGVLSLDGYGHIFYRNSIYSGVIPQISVIMGPSAGGAVYSPAITDFVFMVDKTSQMFITGPKVIETVTGEKISSEDLGGSRVHTAISGNAHFRSGSEQEVLEMVRQLVSYLPQNNQEMPPRLEVENEDDYRPDLADIVPYEAIRPYDVRKVVEQVVDKDSFMEVQPEFARNIVVGLARIKGETVGLVCNQPKVMAGGLDIDSSDKAARFIRFCDSFNIPLITFEDVTGFFPGIKQEHGGIIRHGAKILYAYSEATVPKMTVILRKAYGGAYVALNSKSIGADLVFSWPNAEIAVMGPNGAANIIFAREIAASDDPEATRAAKIEEYREKFANPYVAASRGMVDDVIDPRETRIKLIQALEMMRNKKDERPKKKHGNMPL, encoded by the coding sequence ATGGATATTTATGAGCGCATCAATGAGTTGTATGACAGAAAAAGGGAAATCGAATTGGGGGGCGGAGAAGCTCGCATCGACAAGCAACACGAAAAGGGCAAACTGACGGCACGCGAACGCATCGACTTATTGCTCGATGAAGGCAGCTTTGTCGAGCTGAGCCCATTTGTCGAGCACCGCACGACCGACTTCGGCATGGGCAAAGGCCCAGGCGAGGGCGTCGTCACCGGTTACGGTAAAGTGAATGGCCGCCCCGTCTATTTATTTTCACAGGATTTCACCGTGTTCGGCGGTGCGTTGGGTGAAATGCATGCCAAGAAAATCGCCAACGTCATGGATATGGCAGCCAAAAACGGCGCGCCTTTCATCGGCTTGAACGACTCCGGTGGTGCCCGCATCCAGGAAGGCGTGTTATCGCTTGACGGCTATGGCCATATTTTCTACCGCAATTCAATTTATTCGGGAGTTATCCCGCAAATCTCCGTCATCATGGGGCCATCTGCAGGCGGCGCGGTCTATTCGCCGGCCATTACCGATTTTGTCTTCATGGTCGACAAAACGAGCCAAATGTTCATCACCGGCCCGAAAGTCATCGAAACGGTCACAGGAGAAAAAATCTCCTCTGAGGATCTCGGGGGATCACGCGTACATACCGCTATCAGCGGAAATGCCCATTTCCGTTCAGGTTCAGAGCAGGAAGTTTTGGAAATGGTGCGCCAATTGGTCAGCTATTTGCCGCAGAACAACCAGGAAATGCCGCCGCGTCTTGAAGTCGAAAACGAAGACGATTACCGCCCGGATCTCGCAGATATCGTCCCTTACGAAGCGATTCGCCCGTACGATGTCCGGAAAGTGGTCGAACAAGTCGTCGACAAGGACAGCTTCATGGAAGTACAACCGGAGTTCGCACGCAATATCGTCGTTGGCCTTGCCCGCATCAAAGGGGAGACGGTCGGACTTGTGTGCAACCAGCCGAAAGTGATGGCAGGCGGACTCGATATCGATTCATCCGATAAAGCAGCACGCTTTATCCGTTTCTGCGACAGCTTCAATATCCCGCTCATTACGTTCGAAGATGTCACCGGTTTCTTCCCGGGCATCAAACAAGAGCATGGCGGCATCATCCGCCACGGGGCAAAAATCCTTTATGCTTATTCGGAAGCGACCGTCCCGAAAATGACGGTCATCTTGCGCAAAGCATACGGCGGTGCCTACGTCGCGCTCAACTCGAAATCGATCGGCGCGGATTTGGTATTCTCATGGCCGAACGCCGAAATTGCCGTTATGGGGCCGAACGGTGCGGCAAATATCATCTTCGCGCGTGAAATCGCTGCGAGCGACGATCCGGAAGCGACACGTGCTGCCAAAATCGAAGAGTACCGCGAGAAATTCGCAAACCCGTATGTCGCAGCTTCACGCGGCATGGTCGATGACGTCATCGACCCGCGCGAAACACGCATCAAGCTGATCCAGGCACTTGAGATGATGCGCAATAAGAAAGACGAACGGCCAAAGAAAAAACATGGCAATATGCCGCTATAA
- a CDS encoding M20/M25/M40 family metallo-hydrolase — protein MKTDRLLEEFLELVQIDSETKEEAAIAEVLTTKLEALGFSVVEDDSKQRTGHGAGNLVATLEGTKKEAPPIYFTVHMDTVVPGKGIKPEVRDGYVYSDGTTILGADDKAGVAALLELARHLSEENVEHGDIQFLITAGEESGLVGAKEFDASLLKAKFGYAVDSDGQVGGIVTAAPNQAKLWTTIYGKTAHAGVAPEKGVSAITIASKAIARMKLGRIDEETTANIGRFEGGKATNIVCDEVHILSEARSISEDKLAGQTAHMESVFEEVAKEMGGRAETDVQLMYPGFRFDEMDPVVDIAKAAAERIGRPSPVLTSGGGSDANIINGHGVPTVNLCVGYEEIHTTNERMPVLELEKLTELLVEIVKEAATR, from the coding sequence ATGAAAACCGATCGCTTATTGGAAGAATTTCTGGAGCTTGTGCAAATCGACTCCGAAACAAAAGAAGAAGCCGCCATTGCGGAAGTATTGACCACTAAGCTGGAAGCTCTTGGCTTTAGCGTAGTGGAAGACGACTCGAAACAACGCACCGGTCACGGTGCAGGAAACCTGGTGGCGACACTTGAAGGCACCAAAAAAGAGGCACCGCCGATTTATTTCACCGTACATATGGATACCGTCGTTCCGGGCAAGGGCATCAAGCCGGAAGTCCGTGACGGCTACGTGTATTCAGACGGCACGACCATCCTCGGCGCTGATGACAAGGCCGGTGTCGCGGCATTATTGGAACTCGCGCGCCACTTATCAGAAGAAAACGTCGAGCATGGGGACATCCAATTCCTGATCACGGCTGGCGAAGAAAGCGGGTTGGTCGGGGCGAAGGAATTCGACGCCTCCCTGTTGAAAGCGAAATTCGGCTACGCAGTCGACAGCGACGGCCAGGTCGGCGGCATCGTGACAGCGGCGCCGAACCAAGCGAAGCTGTGGACGACCATCTACGGCAAGACCGCCCACGCCGGCGTGGCCCCGGAAAAAGGAGTTTCTGCGATCACCATCGCGTCAAAAGCGATCGCTCGCATGAAACTCGGCCGTATCGATGAAGAGACGACCGCCAACATCGGGCGTTTCGAAGGCGGCAAAGCGACCAATATCGTCTGTGACGAAGTCCATATCCTGTCTGAAGCGCGTTCGATCAGTGAAGACAAATTGGCTGGCCAAACGGCGCATATGGAATCCGTTTTTGAAGAAGTCGCCAAGGAAATGGGCGGGCGTGCAGAGACAGACGTCCAGCTCATGTACCCAGGCTTCCGCTTTGATGAGATGGACCCTGTCGTGGATATCGCGAAAGCCGCAGCAGAACGCATCGGCCGCCCGTCGCCTGTCCTCACGAGCGGCGGCGGAAGCGATGCCAATATCATCAACGGCCACGGCGTCCCGACGGTCAATCTATGTGTTGGCTATGAAGAAATCCACACGACGAACGAGCGCATGCCGGTCCTGGAGCTCGAGAAACTGACCGAGCTACTAGTCGAAATCGTTAAAGAAGCAGCTACACGTTAA
- a CDS encoding DNA polymerase IV, which translates to MVMAGRVIFHIDMNSFYASVEQAHNPSLKGKALAIAGNPKERKGIIVTCSYEARAHGIYTTMQVHEAKKKYPGLLLMPPNFDRYREASRQMFEILRTYTDAVEPVSIDEAYIDVTELSADRHPVDIAEELQQRILKELDLPCSIGIAPNKFLAKTASDMKKPLGITILRKRDIQRILWPREVIEMHGIGESTAKKLNGLKLYTIGDLAQAPEGLIKEKMGKNGVRLQARARGEDNREVDPDSIYDRKSVGTSTTLPFDETDLESLKKIFRTLSAKVASRLHAKNLAGPTVSIQTRSADWKNRTRSVTLNNTVWKEQDIMVQAWQLFETHWNGEPLRLVGVTVSNVVDKGDMTEQLSLFNFEEHAKDEPILDLVARLESRFGKGSVSRGMPYHQSKHDAQTSLSKDFLSDHERKKR; encoded by the coding sequence ATGGTTATGGCAGGGCGCGTGATTTTCCATATTGATATGAATAGTTTCTATGCATCCGTCGAACAGGCCCACAATCCGTCGCTCAAAGGAAAAGCGCTGGCGATTGCGGGGAACCCGAAAGAGCGCAAAGGCATCATCGTCACTTGCTCTTACGAAGCGAGGGCACATGGCATATACACGACGATGCAAGTGCACGAGGCGAAGAAAAAGTATCCGGGGCTCTTGCTGATGCCGCCAAACTTCGACCGCTACCGGGAAGCGTCGCGGCAAATGTTCGAGATCTTGCGCACTTATACAGATGCCGTAGAACCAGTGTCGATCGATGAAGCGTATATCGACGTGACGGAACTATCGGCTGACCGGCACCCAGTGGATATTGCCGAAGAACTGCAGCAGCGCATATTAAAAGAGCTGGACCTGCCGTGTTCCATCGGCATCGCGCCGAATAAATTCCTCGCCAAGACGGCATCTGATATGAAAAAACCGCTCGGCATCACCATCCTCAGGAAACGCGATATCCAGCGCATCCTATGGCCAAGGGAAGTCATTGAAATGCACGGTATCGGGGAAAGCACCGCGAAAAAGCTCAATGGCTTGAAACTATATACCATCGGTGATTTGGCGCAGGCACCGGAAGGCTTGATCAAGGAGAAAATGGGGAAAAACGGTGTTCGGCTGCAAGCGCGTGCCAGGGGCGAAGACAATCGCGAAGTCGATCCGGATTCGATTTACGACCGGAAAAGCGTCGGCACCTCCACGACCTTGCCATTCGATGAGACCGATTTGGAAAGTTTGAAGAAAATCTTCCGGACTCTAAGCGCCAAAGTCGCGTCAAGGCTGCATGCGAAAAACTTGGCAGGCCCAACCGTCAGCATCCAAACGCGCAGTGCGGACTGGAAAAACCGCACGCGCAGCGTCACCTTGAACAATACCGTCTGGAAAGAGCAAGACATCATGGTGCAGGCGTGGCAATTGTTCGAAACGCATTGGAACGGCGAACCGCTGCGGCTTGTCGGTGTGACCGTCTCAAACGTCGTCGACAAAGGCGACATGACCGAGCAATTATCGCTGTTCAATTTCGAGGAACATGCGAAAGATGAGCCGATCCTGGATTTGGTTGCCAGACTCGAAAGCCGTTTCGGCAAGGGGTCCGTCTCGAGAGGGATGCCGTATCATCAATCGAAGCACGACGCACAAACTAGCTTAAGCAAAGATTTTCTGAGTGACCACGAGAGGAAGAAACGTTAA
- the rnz gene encoding ribonuclease Z, which produces MQVLFLGTGAGMPSKQRNTSALALKLHEERGAVWLFDCGEAVQHQILETTIKPRKIEKIFITHMHGDHIFGLPGLLGSRSFQGGDEPLDLYGPKELKEYVEMTLRLSRTHLTYPIRFHEVKEGVIFEDDTMTVEAGLLAHVIPTYGYRIEQKPLLPKLDMDKVKQLGVPKGPLLAKLKSGKTVELADGRKVESKEVTEPAEPGFTVAILGDTQYCAKSEELSKDADLVVHEATFDGETEKLAKEYGHSTILDAATVASRAGARKLIVNHVSARFLPDHEKHLLKNMRQVHGNSDIAHDFDEYGWNKKERLMEKLIER; this is translated from the coding sequence ATGCAAGTATTATTTTTAGGAACAGGGGCAGGCATGCCGTCAAAACAACGAAATACATCGGCGCTAGCCTTGAAATTGCACGAAGAGCGGGGCGCTGTCTGGTTGTTCGACTGCGGGGAAGCGGTCCAGCACCAGATCCTTGAAACGACCATCAAGCCGCGCAAAATCGAGAAGATCTTCATAACCCATATGCACGGCGACCATATTTTCGGCTTGCCTGGGCTGTTGGGGTCGCGTTCATTCCAGGGGGGCGATGAGCCACTCGATTTGTATGGGCCGAAAGAGCTGAAGGAATACGTCGAGATGACCTTGCGCTTAAGCCGGACGCATTTGACTTACCCGATCCGTTTCCATGAAGTGAAAGAAGGCGTCATTTTTGAAGATGACACGATGACGGTCGAAGCGGGCCTCTTGGCGCACGTCATCCCGACTTACGGCTACCGTATCGAGCAGAAACCGCTATTGCCGAAACTCGATATGGACAAAGTGAAACAGCTTGGTGTCCCGAAAGGCCCGCTGCTGGCTAAATTGAAGTCAGGAAAAACCGTTGAGCTTGCGGATGGGCGAAAAGTGGAATCCAAAGAAGTGACCGAGCCAGCAGAACCTGGCTTTACGGTCGCCATCCTCGGCGATACGCAGTACTGCGCTAAATCGGAGGAATTATCGAAAGATGCCGATCTGGTCGTCCACGAAGCGACGTTTGATGGCGAAACGGAGAAACTCGCCAAAGAATACGGCCATTCCACCATTTTGGATGCCGCCACGGTCGCCAGCCGCGCCGGTGCCCGAAAGCTCATCGTCAATCATGTCAGTGCACGTTTTTTGCCGGATCACGAAAAACATCTGCTCAAGAACATGCGGCAAGTGCATGGCAATAGTGACATCGCCCATGACTTCGATGAATACGGCTGGAATAAAAAAGAGCGTTTGATGGAGAAGCTCATAGAACGATGA
- a CDS encoding DNA alkylation repair protein, whose protein sequence is MDFHTVMQELEALGKERTKKMYLSSGAKEPLFGVATGAMKPMAKQIKTDQPLAEKLYATGNYDAMYFAGIIADPNAMTEDDYDRWMDGAYFYMLSDYVVAVTLSESDIAQQVADNWIASGDELRMSAGWSCYCWLLGNRPDNEFSEDKISAMLEVVKDTIHQSPERTKASMNNFLYTVGISYRPLSDKAVNTAKAVGKVELKRENKKPTQLHAYDSIQQSLEKGRLGFKRKYVRC, encoded by the coding sequence ATGGATTTCCATACAGTGATGCAAGAGCTCGAAGCCTTAGGGAAAGAACGGACAAAGAAAATGTATTTGTCGAGCGGGGCGAAAGAGCCACTTTTTGGTGTCGCGACAGGCGCGATGAAGCCGATGGCGAAACAAATTAAAACCGACCAGCCTTTAGCAGAAAAATTGTACGCGACGGGCAATTACGACGCCATGTATTTTGCCGGCATAATCGCCGATCCGAACGCCATGACAGAAGACGATTACGATCGCTGGATGGACGGGGCTTATTTCTATATGCTGTCGGATTATGTGGTGGCGGTCACCTTGTCTGAATCCGATATTGCGCAGCAAGTGGCCGATAATTGGATCGCTTCGGGCGATGAACTTCGCATGTCTGCAGGGTGGAGCTGCTATTGCTGGCTGCTCGGCAACCGCCCGGACAATGAATTTTCGGAAGACAAAATTTCCGCCATGCTTGAAGTGGTGAAAGACACCATCCACCAATCGCCCGAACGGACGAAAGCCTCGATGAATAATTTCCTCTACACTGTCGGCATTTCCTATAGGCCGTTAAGCGATAAAGCGGTCAACACGGCAAAAGCTGTCGGTAAAGTCGAGCTCAAACGGGAAAACAAGAAACCGACACAGCTCCATGCCTATGACAGCATTCAACAAAGCTTGGAAAAGGGAAGGCTTGGATTCAAGCGTAAATATGTCAGGTGTTAA
- a CDS encoding DUF421 domain-containing protein, with protein MLDTILFDGWKSVLRIAIMSLLAYPFLIVLLRNFGKRSLTNINIFDFIITVTYGATLGSVITSDKVSFADGAMVLFMLSLMQYIVSKLSVNSKNFAQLIKAHPCFIYRNGEFIEENMQKYRIRKNDVRGKVRQQGLSSFEQVEAIVLEGDGSVSIIRKEEGLSQDALENVR; from the coding sequence ATGCTAGATACGATTTTATTCGATGGATGGAAAAGCGTCCTGCGCATCGCTATCATGTCTTTGTTGGCATATCCTTTTTTGATCGTTCTTTTGAGGAATTTCGGAAAACGCAGTTTAACCAATATTAATATTTTCGACTTTATCATCACCGTGACATATGGGGCGACATTAGGCAGTGTTATCACCAGCGATAAAGTTTCCTTCGCTGACGGCGCAATGGTCTTATTCATGCTCAGCTTGATGCAATATATCGTTTCGAAACTATCGGTGAACTCCAAAAACTTCGCCCAATTGATCAAAGCCCACCCGTGTTTCATCTATCGCAACGGGGAATTCATTGAAGAAAACATGCAAAAATATCGCATCCGTAAAAACGACGTGCGCGGAAAAGTTCGCCAACAAGGCTTGAGTTCTTTCGAACAAGTGGAAGCGATTGTGCTCGAGGGCGATGGTTCAGTATCCATTATCAGAAAAGAGGAAGGCCTGTCACAGGATGCATTGGAAAATGTCAGGTGA
- the gdhA gene encoding NADP-specific glutamate dehydrogenase, producing MKKQSSSEYIKAMHKKVEERNPGEAEFLQATWEVFDSLQPVFEQHPEYLEQGILERISEPERFISFRITWEDDEGRVHINRGYRVQFNSTLGPYKGGLRFHPSLTASVVKFLGFEQIFKNALTGLPIGGGKGGSDFDPKGKSDREIMRFCQSFMTELTRHIGPDIDVPAGDIGVGKREIGYMVGQYKRLRNASEAGVFTGKNPDNGGSLIRKEATGYGTVYFVEEMLKDQDLSFNGSKVIVSGSGNVSIYAMEKATEFGAKVIACSDSEGYIYDPDGINVETVRQLKEVERKRIYHYLESHPNAQYGANRTDIWKIPCDIALPCATQNEINRESALALVENRVKAIGEGANMPCTEEAVRVLINNRILFAPAKAANAGGVAVSAMEMSQNSMRYSWTAEEVDEKLLGVMKNIYKTCSETASQYGSPGNLVVGANIAGFKKVADAMISYGLN from the coding sequence ATTAAAAAGCAATCGTCATCTGAGTACATAAAAGCTATGCATAAAAAAGTCGAAGAACGGAACCCGGGGGAAGCGGAGTTTTTGCAGGCAACATGGGAAGTGTTCGATTCTCTGCAGCCTGTTTTTGAACAACACCCTGAGTATTTGGAACAAGGCATTTTGGAACGCATTTCCGAACCCGAACGGTTCATTTCTTTTCGCATAACCTGGGAAGACGATGAGGGCAGGGTCCATATCAACAGGGGCTACCGCGTGCAATTCAACAGCACACTGGGACCGTATAAAGGCGGACTGCGCTTCCATCCATCCTTGACGGCCAGCGTCGTCAAATTCCTGGGATTTGAACAGATCTTCAAAAACGCGTTGACTGGCTTGCCGATCGGCGGCGGTAAAGGGGGCTCCGATTTTGACCCGAAAGGCAAATCGGATCGGGAAATCATGCGCTTCTGTCAAAGTTTCATGACAGAGCTGACTCGCCATATCGGTCCGGACATCGATGTTCCGGCAGGGGATATCGGCGTCGGCAAACGAGAGATCGGTTATATGGTCGGCCAGTATAAACGCCTGCGCAACGCTTCTGAAGCTGGGGTCTTCACTGGCAAAAATCCGGATAATGGCGGAAGCCTGATCCGCAAGGAAGCGACGGGATACGGTACGGTGTACTTCGTGGAAGAAATGCTGAAAGACCAAGATCTTTCGTTCAATGGCAGCAAGGTCATCGTTTCGGGCTCTGGCAATGTCTCGATTTATGCAATGGAAAAAGCAACGGAATTCGGGGCGAAAGTGATTGCGTGCAGTGATTCGGAAGGTTATATTTACGATCCTGATGGTATCAATGTCGAGACGGTCAGGCAATTGAAGGAAGTGGAAAGAAAGCGGATCTATCATTACCTGGAAAGCCATCCGAACGCCCAATACGGCGCCAACCGAACGGATATCTGGAAAATACCATGTGATATCGCACTGCCTTGCGCTACCCAAAATGAGATAAATCGGGAAAGTGCGTTGGCGTTAGTCGAAAACCGCGTGAAAGCCATAGGGGAAGGCGCAAACATGCCGTGTACGGAGGAAGCTGTCCGCGTACTCATCAATAACCGTATCTTGTTCGCGCCGGCTAAGGCGGCCAATGCAGGGGGAGTTGCCGTTTCGGCAATGGAAATGTCCCAAAACAGCATGCGTTATTCGTGGACGGCTGAAGAAGTGGATGAAAAATTGCTCGGCGTCATGAAGAATATCTATAAGACCTGCAGTGAAACTGCCTCGCAATACGGATCACCGGGCAATTTGGTCGTCGGGGCGAATATCGCCGGATTTAAGAAAGTAGCTGACGCCATGATCAGTTATGGCTTGAATTGA